A stretch of DNA from Catenulispora acidiphila DSM 44928:
CGCGTCGAAGGCGATCCCGGTCTGCTGGAGCACGGACCGAGCACGGTGCTGTACGCGGTCGCCGACAGCATCGTGGACACCTACACCACCTACGCGCAGCTGATGCAGGACTCGATCGACCAGCTGGAGACCGAGGTCTTCTCCCCCGTCCGCGGCGACTACGGCGGGCCGATCTACTCGCTCAAGCGCAACGCGATCGTCTTCGCGCGCGCCGTGATGCCGCTGGTGATGCCGACGAAGGCACTGGTCGCCGGGGAGGAGGACCGGGTCGCCAAGGAGTCCCAGCCCTACTTCCGGGACGTCGCCGACCACGTGCTGCGCGCCACCGACGCCGCGCGGGAGTGGAACGAGCTGCTGGACCACATGCTGGATTCGGACCGCTCGCGGGTCTCGGTGCAGCAGAACGACGACATGCGGCGGATCTCGGCGTGGGCGGCGATCCTGGCGGTGCCGACGGCGATCGCCGGGATCTACGGGATGAACTTCGACGACATGCCCGAGCTGCACTACCACTACTCGTACTACATCGTGCTCGGGGTCATGGCGACGTCGTGCGTGGTGCTGTACGTGCTGTTGAAGCGGGCGAAGTGGCTGTGACGGTCGGCGGGGCGCCGGCGCTGCCCGGCGACCTGGAGCTGACGCGGTTTCCGCAGGACCCGCAGGAGCAGCTGCGGGCATGGGACGCGGCCGATGAGTACCTGCTGCGGCATCTCGGCGAGGGCGCGGCGCCGACGGGACGGGTCGTGGTGTTCGGCGACCGCTGGGGCGCGATCACGACCTCGCTGGCGGCGGCCGGAGCTCAAGTAACTCAGATCTCTGACTCCTTCCTCGGACAGCGGGCGACCGCCGAGAACCTTGCCCGGAACGGGAAATCGCGCTCGGACGTGACGCTGGCGACGACGGTCGAGAACGTCGAGAACGTCGCCGCAGCGATCGACGTGCTCCTGGTGCGCGTGCCGAAATCGCTGGCGCTGCTGGAGGATCAGCTGGCGCGGTTGCAGCCGTTCGTCGGCGCGGGGACCCGGATCGTCGCCGCCGGGATGGTCACCGAGATCCACACCTCGACGCTCCAGGCCTTCGAGCGGATCCTCGGTCCGACGCGGACCTCGTTGGCGGTGCGCAAGGCGCGGTTGATCTTCTGCGAGCCGGACGTGGAGATGGCGCGTCCGGAGAACCCGTGGCCGCTGACGTATCGGCTCCCCGAGGGCATCGGCGTCGCGAGCGGGCATCCGGTGGTGAACCACGCCGGGACGTTCTCCGCCGACCATCTGGACATCGGGACGCGGTTCTTCCTCCCGCACCTGCCGAGCCTCGCGACCGGATCCGGCGCGGGCCGGATCGTCGATCTGGGATGCGGCAACGGCGTGGTCGGACTGGCTGCCGCGTTGGCGAATCCGAGTGCGGCACTGGCTTTCGTCGACGAGTCCCACCAAGCCGTCGCCTCGGCGCGCGCCACCTTCGAGGCGACGTTCGCACCCGGCACGCGCGAGGCGGAGTTCCGCGCCGCCGACGGCATGGCGGGCTTCGAGCCGGGCAGCGTCGATCTGGTGCTGAACAACCCGCCTTTCCACAGCCACCAAGCCACCACCGACGCGACCGCGTGGCGGATGTTCACCGGCGCGCGGACGGCTTTGCGGCGCGACGGGGAATTGTGGGTCGTGGGCAACCGGCACCTGGGTTATCACGCGAAATTGAAGAGGTTGTTCGGGAATTGCGATGTGATGGCCAGCAACCCGAAGTTCGTGGTGCTGCGGGCAGTGCGGCGCTAGCGGCGGTCCGCTAGGTTTGCAGCGTATGACTCGGCTTTTCGCGTACCCCGGCTACGCCCGATTCTGGAGCGCGGACACGGTGTCCACGTTCGGGACTTATGTCGCGACCGTGGCGTTGCCGACGCTGGCGGTGATCGTCCTCAAGGCCAGCGACACCCAGGTCGGGCTGCTCAACGGCGCGCGCTGGACGCCGTATCTGCTGTTCGGGCTGCTGGCCGGCGTGGTGGCGGACCGCTATCGGCGCCGGCCGATCCTGGTCGCGACCGATCTCGTGCGCGGGGTGCTGCTGGCGGTGGTCGCCGTGCTCGCCGCGGTGCACATCGTGAACATCTACGAACTCGCCGGGTTCGTCTTCGTCTTCGGCATCCTGTCGCTGCTCTACGACGCGGCGCACCAGTCCTACCTGCCGCGCCTGGTCCCGCCGGCGAGTCTGACGGTCGCCAACGCGCGCCTGGAGCAGACCACGGCGCTGGCGCAGACGACCGGGCCGTTCATCGGCGGCGCGCTGGTGGCGGCGATCGGGGCGCCGCTGGCGATGATGATCGACGCGGCGTCGTATCTGGTTTCCGGGCTGACGCTGGCGACGATCCGCGTTCCGGAGCCCGTGCCGCATGCCGAGTCGCGGAATCTGAAGGCGGAGATGCGCGAAGGACTGCGCTTCGTCTACCGCGACCCGGTGATGCGCGCCTACGCGCTGACGCTGCACGCGCGGTTCCTGTTCGCGAGCGTCATCGGGACGGTCTTCACGCTGTTCGTGCTGCGCGATCTGGGCGCCGGGTCGCCGCGGGCGGCGTTCGGGCTGGGGCTGGTGCTGGCCGCCGGCGGGGTCGGGGCGGTGATCGGCAACGGGATGGCGCAGCGGTTGGGGCGCGGGGGCGTCGGGCGCGTGATGGTCGCCGAGCGGTTGGCCGAGCCGGTCGCGTGGTCGGTGGCGGCGCTCGCGGTGAGCGGCGCCGCGGGGTGGGCGATGGTGGCCGGGGCGCAGTTCTTGGCGTGGCTGGCGCTCGGGGCGAGCGGGCCGAACGAGATGGCGTATCGGCAGTCGGCGACGCCGGACCGGTTGCAGGGACGCGTGAACGCCACGGTCCGGTCGCTGAATTGGGGCATGATCACCTTCGGCGCGCCGGTCGGCGGGCTGCTGGCGCAGCATCTCGGGTATCGGCCGGCGCTGTGGGCCGGGGTCGCGGGAATGGCGGCTTCCGGAGTCGTCGCCGCGCTGTCGCCGATGCGCCGTGCGCGCGTCACGGAAACGCCGGAGGACCCGGAAAAACCTGAAATCCTTGCAGACCCTGTAAACCCCGAAGACCCGGAACCTCAGGAAGGAACTGGCGAAAACACCGCCAAGGGCGTCGGCGTTTAGCACCTGCCGCGTCCCCGTTTTTATCGGTTCTCTTGACCGTGCAAACTCCGGCAGGAATTGTGAGCGGCATGGTCGGCATATCAGAGAACAGCATCAGCGGGACGGGGACTGTGCCGTTCCGCGACGGACACACCTGGTACCGCGTGTTCGGCGAGCTGTCCGCAGCCGGTCCCTCGCCGCTGCTCCTGCTGCACGGCGGGCCCGGCGCGGTGCACGACGCGCTGCTGCCGCTGGCGGACCTGTTCTCGCACGAGCGGCCCGTGGTGC
This window harbors:
- a CDS encoding magnesium and cobalt transport protein CorA → MIVDCATYQNGRRVAAPEDLSDALAQARSCGDPSAFLWLGLFEPEPDEFDLVAREFGLHPLAVEDAVSAHQRPKMEHYKGSTFLVFKTLLEADPHHPLQLGEISVFLGENFVITVRHGSANPLSGVRHRVEGDPGLLEHGPSTVLYAVADSIVDTYTTYAQLMQDSIDQLETEVFSPVRGDYGGPIYSLKRNAIVFARAVMPLVMPTKALVAGEEDRVAKESQPYFRDVADHVLRATDAAREWNELLDHMLDSDRSRVSVQQNDDMRRISAWAAILAVPTAIAGIYGMNFDDMPELHYHYSYYIVLGVMATSCVVLYVLLKRAKWL
- a CDS encoding methyltransferase, which encodes MTVGGAPALPGDLELTRFPQDPQEQLRAWDAADEYLLRHLGEGAAPTGRVVVFGDRWGAITTSLAAAGAQVTQISDSFLGQRATAENLARNGKSRSDVTLATTVENVENVAAAIDVLLVRVPKSLALLEDQLARLQPFVGAGTRIVAAGMVTEIHTSTLQAFERILGPTRTSLAVRKARLIFCEPDVEMARPENPWPLTYRLPEGIGVASGHPVVNHAGTFSADHLDIGTRFFLPHLPSLATGSGAGRIVDLGCGNGVVGLAAALANPSAALAFVDESHQAVASARATFEATFAPGTREAEFRAADGMAGFEPGSVDLVLNNPPFHSHQATTDATAWRMFTGARTALRRDGELWVVGNRHLGYHAKLKRLFGNCDVMASNPKFVVLRAVRR
- a CDS encoding MFS transporter, whose translation is MTRLFAYPGYARFWSADTVSTFGTYVATVALPTLAVIVLKASDTQVGLLNGARWTPYLLFGLLAGVVADRYRRRPILVATDLVRGVLLAVVAVLAAVHIVNIYELAGFVFVFGILSLLYDAAHQSYLPRLVPPASLTVANARLEQTTALAQTTGPFIGGALVAAIGAPLAMMIDAASYLVSGLTLATIRVPEPVPHAESRNLKAEMREGLRFVYRDPVMRAYALTLHARFLFASVIGTVFTLFVLRDLGAGSPRAAFGLGLVLAAGGVGAVIGNGMAQRLGRGGVGRVMVAERLAEPVAWSVAALAVSGAAGWAMVAGAQFLAWLALGASGPNEMAYRQSATPDRLQGRVNATVRSLNWGMITFGAPVGGLLAQHLGYRPALWAGVAGMAASGVVAALSPMRRARVTETPEDPEKPEILADPVNPEDPEPQEGTGENTAKGVGV